The following proteins are encoded in a genomic region of Terriglobales bacterium:
- a CDS encoding ROK family transcriptional regulator, with protein sequence MRRIDFTNTQVASSETARDINRSVVLNLIRRRQPISRADLARVSGLQRSTVSLITEQLINERWVINGPTGRLPRGRRPTFLRLNERRALLVVDIRPAQTTVALADVNGRFLSQVAFSTPAEPAQGAQRISQQVNELMKTHPKLVFEGIGISLPGRYDENASRLIFAPNLKWGEFDLKNSIEKATRLRVELENAANACVLAEVWFGHADQVRDMVVVTISEGIGTGIFLNGQLMRGDHGMAGEFGHVSLDPKGPRCTCGGHGCWEVFASNRAAVDHYQSATKSKERVTFQELLARSDKDDKHAMEALEKMAHSIGYGIRMLVAGLAPSEIVVVGECTTQWSRFGPIIEDEVKSGILFGKPPRIRPAEGNMARLRGTVALVLQKHFGPSANAQEEAGVERQQRAAR encoded by the coding sequence CCGACCTGGCTCGCGTCTCCGGACTGCAACGCAGCACGGTGTCGCTGATCACCGAGCAGCTTATCAACGAGCGCTGGGTGATCAATGGACCTACCGGCCGCCTTCCCCGCGGCCGTCGTCCGACCTTTCTGCGGCTTAATGAACGCCGCGCGTTACTCGTCGTTGATATTCGTCCGGCTCAGACCACGGTCGCTCTTGCCGATGTGAACGGACGTTTTCTTTCGCAAGTGGCCTTCTCCACCCCGGCCGAACCCGCGCAAGGCGCGCAGCGAATTTCACAGCAGGTGAACGAGCTAATGAAGACCCATCCGAAGCTGGTCTTCGAAGGCATTGGCATCAGTCTGCCAGGACGGTACGACGAGAACGCAAGCCGACTCATCTTCGCTCCCAATTTGAAATGGGGAGAGTTCGATCTGAAGAACTCGATTGAAAAAGCTACCAGGCTGCGCGTCGAACTCGAAAACGCTGCAAACGCCTGTGTACTCGCCGAAGTCTGGTTTGGGCATGCCGATCAGGTTCGCGACATGGTGGTTGTCACCATCTCCGAAGGAATCGGTACAGGCATCTTCCTCAACGGACAACTCATGCGCGGCGATCACGGCATGGCCGGCGAGTTCGGCCACGTTTCGCTCGATCCCAAGGGCCCGAGATGCACTTGCGGCGGACACGGTTGTTGGGAAGTCTTTGCCTCGAACCGCGCTGCGGTTGATCACTATCAATCAGCAACGAAAAGCAAGGAGCGCGTGACCTTCCAGGAGCTGTTGGCGCGCTCTGACAAAGATGACAAGCATGCCATGGAAGCGCTGGAGAAAATGGCGCACTCGATCGGCTACGGGATTCGCATGCTGGTCGCGGGACTGGCGCCATCCGAGATCGTCGTAGTCGGCGAGTGCACCACGCAGTGGTCCCGTTTTGGACCAATCATCGAAGACGAAGTCAAATCGGGAATTCTCTTCGGCAAGCCGCCGCGCATTCGGCCAGCCGAAGGCAACATGGCACGCCTGCGCGGAACCGTAGCCCTGGTTCTGCAGAAACACTTTGGGCCATCAGCGAACGCGCAGGAAGAAGCAGGAGTTGAGCGGCAGCAACGCGCCGCTCGGTAA